Proteins encoded within one genomic window of Tabrizicola piscis:
- a CDS encoding capsule biosynthesis protein — protein MTTKPKAARFFLRRVERPAPPPPEAGQDMPFATTDDGFGSQDFRPVPSGGQVAPNPSADPDDEALAAIAAEGLTGRQLRRARMLAQQHKLAVRSDMDAVLQLRRAGINPFARASLLEVVLPGTAQTAPPATETAADPAAQGRALARLPGDQAQLPQRVKPAALPSTEQRAEVSQAAEILRMQMEIARRRRRKLALLFARLFVFVLLPTFLAGWYYYRIATPIYATKSEFVIQQAGPSGAGGGSGLAGLFSGMGLATSQDSIAVQGYLQSREAMMRLEQDLGFRTHFQTDTFDELQRLAPDASMESAYGVYRDFVRISYDPSEGLIRMEVMAADPQLAAAWATQLISYAEEQVDHLTQRLRADQMRDAQAGYDDAQTNLAASQRRLIELQEKFKILSSETEVSLITTQIATLESQLTQDRLSLAQMQANETPNVARMEPLIRRIATLEDEIASLRARMTESGIAGTSLAQVQGELLVAQADLQTRQLILAQSLQSMETARVEANRQTRYLSISVSPTPPDEPAYPRAFENTLVTMLILLGIYLMVSMTAAILREQVSA, from the coding sequence ATGACTACCAAACCTAAGGCCGCCCGCTTCTTCCTGCGCCGCGTCGAACGGCCCGCACCGCCGCCGCCGGAGGCGGGGCAGGACATGCCCTTCGCCACCACCGATGATGGCTTCGGGTCGCAGGACTTCCGCCCGGTGCCCTCGGGTGGCCAAGTCGCGCCAAACCCCAGCGCCGACCCTGATGACGAAGCGCTTGCCGCCATCGCCGCCGAAGGGCTGACCGGCCGCCAGCTGCGCCGCGCGCGGATGCTGGCCCAACAGCACAAGCTTGCCGTCCGGTCTGACATGGACGCCGTCCTGCAACTGCGCCGCGCCGGGATCAACCCCTTCGCCCGCGCGTCCTTGCTTGAGGTTGTTCTGCCCGGCACCGCCCAGACCGCGCCGCCCGCCACCGAAACCGCCGCCGATCCCGCCGCCCAAGGTCGGGCGCTCGCCCGCCTGCCCGGCGATCAGGCGCAATTGCCCCAGCGGGTCAAGCCTGCCGCCCTGCCCTCCACCGAACAGCGGGCCGAGGTCAGCCAGGCCGCAGAAATCCTGCGCATGCAGATGGAAATCGCCCGCCGCCGTCGGCGCAAGCTGGCCCTCTTGTTTGCGCGGCTGTTCGTCTTTGTGCTGCTGCCCACGTTCCTTGCGGGCTGGTACTACTACCGCATCGCCACCCCGATCTATGCCACCAAGTCCGAATTCGTGATCCAGCAGGCCGGTCCCAGCGGGGCGGGCGGCGGCAGCGGGCTTGCCGGGCTGTTCTCGGGCATGGGGCTTGCCACCTCGCAAGACAGCATCGCGGTTCAGGGCTATCTTCAATCGCGCGAAGCGATGATGCGGCTGGAACAGGATCTGGGCTTTCGCACCCATTTCCAGACCGACACTTTCGACGAATTGCAGCGCCTCGCCCCTGACGCCTCGATGGAAAGCGCCTATGGCGTCTACCGCGACTTTGTCCGCATTTCCTACGACCCCTCCGAAGGCCTCATCCGGATGGAGGTTATGGCCGCCGATCCTCAGCTTGCGGCGGCCTGGGCCACCCAGCTTATCTCCTACGCCGAGGAACAGGTTGATCACCTGACCCAGCGCCTGCGGGCCGACCAGATGCGTGACGCGCAGGCTGGCTATGACGACGCGCAGACCAATCTGGCCGCCTCGCAACGCCGCCTGATCGAGCTGCAGGAAAAGTTCAAGATCCTCTCGTCCGAGACGGAGGTGTCGCTGATCACGACCCAGATCGCCACGCTGGAATCGCAGCTGACCCAGGACCGGCTGTCGCTTGCCCAGATGCAGGCGAACGAAACGCCAAACGTCGCCCGGATGGAACCACTGATCCGCCGGATTGCCACGCTGGAAGATGAAATCGCGTCCTTGCGCGCCCGCATGACCGAAAGCGGAATAGCGGGAACCAGCCTTGCCCAGGTGCAGGGTGAACTGCTGGTTGCCCAGGCTGATCTGCAGACCCGCCAGCTGATCCTGGCCCAGTCGCTGCAGTCGATGGAAACTGCCCGGGTCGAGGCGAACCGCCAGACGCGCTATCTGTCGATTTCGGTCAGTCCGACGCCGCCCGATGAACCCGCCTATCCCCGCGCGTTCGAGAATACGCTGGTCACCATGTTGATCCTGCTTGGCATTTACCTCATGGTCTCGATGACTGCCGCAATCCTGCGGGAACAGGTTTCTGCCTAG